The following proteins come from a genomic window of Astatotilapia calliptera chromosome 11, fAstCal1.2, whole genome shotgun sequence:
- the snap91a gene encoding clathrin coat assembly protein AP180 isoform X7 — MSGQTLTDRIAAAQYSLTGSEVCRAVCKATTHEQTAPKKKHLEYLIQATQETNVNVPQMADTLIERAGNASWVVVFKALITTHHLMVHGNERFLQFLASRNTLFNLSNFLDRTGSHGLDMSTFIRRYSRYLNEKAFAYRQMSFDFGRVKKGADGVMRTMSVEKLLKGMPTLQSQIDALLEFDVHPKDLNNGVINACFLLLFKDLIKLYACYNDGIINLLEKFFQMKRSQCKDGLEIYKRFLTRMTRVSEFFKIAEEVGIDKNDIPELTKAPESLLASLETHLNTLEGKKPEDKSPTKDATANNSMPAAAAPAAPAKPAPPAAPGGPPARPVPPAKPPPPSVTPTAPVPTTASNALDDGFLLDLDPMSSSSAGGTAAASSTTGWGDLLATPAATDGASESLLAKKESADANAAAASAPVAAPPIAPARSTTAAAAQAPTSLPISAPASTTSATDIDLFGDAFAPSPGDGPAAVAAGPAADAFGGSDPFATTEGSADIAPELDLFAMKPTDTGADAAAITPPTSSDAPTIIAPIAAPTPSSTNTTTTTTTATTSTDTTTESAAAPTLDLFGDSFSSPAPTPAAAPAPASVPAAGTSSPPKAEPEPVIDLLDSFGGPVEETQSSAPVGLEDDLLGGLMSPTLTPAAAPALAPALVQNDLLETGFDALGALPSPAPPVPAVVAVVPIVPAPAAAVEPPSTTSAPSGGFDASMFDGLGDLLMPSVTPQSTGGSTTGSTAGSMGTPVAMGGIAAAPSATPPATKTIVGDLDTSLANLVGDLGVKKKDSQSEKKLTGGANWMPQVAPTSWATPGAPMTGATPGAPGVPGAAPPGAAMVPPMSAQPGFGMPPAAGPGAPVMQPMMGQSMMRPPFTGVAGVAPGAAAPGAPLSPGPASQSPKKPKDPLAELDLKDFL; from the exons ACCTGATCCAGGCCACCCAAGAAACCAACGTGAACGTCCCCCAGATGGCCGACACGCTGATAGAGAGGGCTGGCAATGCCAGCTGGGTGGTGGTTTTCAAAGCCCTGATCACCACACACCACCTTATGGTGCATGGCAATGAG AGATTCCTCCAGTTCCTGGCATCTAGAAACACCTTGTTCAACCTCAGCAACTTCCTGGACAGAACTGGCTCCCATG GCCTCGACATGTCCACATTTATCAGACGCTACAGCCGCTATCTCAACGAGAAGGCCTTCGCCTACAGACAGATGTCTTTTGACTTTGGCCGTGTCAAGAAAGG AGCTGATGGTGTGATGAGGACCATGTCAGTAGAGAAGCTGCTGAAAGGAATGCCTACTCTGCAGAGCCAGATCGACGCACTGCTGGAATTTGAT GTGCATCCAAAGGATCTCAACAATGGAGTGATAAATGCCTGCTTTCTCCTGCTCTTCAAAGATCTGATCAAGTTATATGCCTGCTATAATGACGGCATCATCAACCTGTTAG AAAAATTTTTtcaaatgaagagaagccagtgtaaagatgGGCTTGAGATCTACAAGCGGTTCCTGACAAGAATGACTCGAGTTTCCGAATTCTTCAAAATTGCTGAG gaaGTGGGAATAGACAAAAATGACATACCTGAGCTTACTAAG GCCCCCGAAAGCCTTCTGGCGTCTCTGGAGACCCACCTCAACACTTTGGAGGGGAAGAAACC AGAGGATAA GTCGCCCACAAAG GATGCTACCGCTAACAATAGCATgccggcagcagcagcacctgcTGCGCCAGCCAAGCCCGCGCCTCCCGCTGCTCCCGGTGGGCCTCCAGCCCGCCCCGTGCCGCCTGCCAAGCCCCCTCCACCCTCTGTCACTCCCACTGCACCAGTCCCCACCACTGCCAGCAA TGCACTTGATGATGGGTTCCTCTTGGATCTAGATCCCATGTCCTCCTCATCAGCAGGGGGCACTGCAGCGGCTTCCTCCACAACTGGATGGGGAG ATCTCTTGG CGACTCCGGCCGCTACCGACGGAGCCTCTGAATCTCTCCTGGCAAAGAAAGAGTCTGCTGATGCCAATGCTGCGGCTGCTTCTGCCCCCGTGGCTGCCCCGCCCATAGCCCCTGCTCGTTCCACCACTGCTGCAGCTGCGCAGGCGCCCACCTcgctgcccatctctgctcctgCCTCCACCACCTCAGCCACAGACATCGACCTTTTCGGAG ATGCGTTTGCACCTTCCCCAGGAGATGGTCCTGCTGCCGTGGCCGCGGGCCCTGCTGCTGATGCATTTGGTGGATCTG ACCCCTTCGCTACGACGGAGGGCAGTGCGGACATTGCTCCAGAACTGGACCTGTTTGCTATGAAGCCCACCGACACGGGGGCGGATGCTGCTGCCATTACTCCTCCCACCTCTAGTGATGCGCCGACTATCATCGCTCCCATTGCTGCCCCCACCCCTTCTTCCACTAATACCACCACCACAACTACTACTGCCACAACCTCCACCGACACCACCACAGAGTCTGCAGCTGCCCCGACTCTAGATCTCTTTGGTG ATTCGTTTTCATCTCCTGCTCCTACCCCTGCCGCTGCCCCGGCTCCTGCTTCTGTTCCTGCGGCAGGGACCTCATCTCCACCTAAAGCAGAGCCAGAGCCTGTCATTGACCTGTTGG ACTCTTTCGGGGGCCCTGTGGAGGAAACGCAGAGTTCTGCTCCTGTAGGACTTGAAGACGACCTGCTGGGAG GATTAAtgtcccccaccctcaccccTGCTGCCGCTCCAGCCCTGGCTCCAGCTCTGGTGCAGAATGACCTCCTAGAGACGGGTTTTGATGCCTTGGGCGCGCTTCCTTCGCCAGCTCCACCAGTACCTGCTGTAGTGGCAGTAGTACCAATAGTTccagctccagcagcagcagtagaaCCTCCATCCACTACATCAGCACCCTCTGGTGGCTTTGATGCTTCAA TGTTTGATGGATTAGGTGACTTGCTGATGCCTAGTGTAACGCCCCAGAGCACTGGGGGCAGCACTACTGGAAGCACTGCAGGAAGCATGGGAACTCCTGTTGCAATGGGGGGTATTGCAGCCGCTCCATCCGCCACCCCTCCTGCTACCAAAACCATTGTAGGAGATCTGGACACATCGCTGGCCAACCTGGTTGGAG ACCTTGGAGTAAAGAAAAA GGACTCACAGAGTGAGAAGAAGCTAACAGGAGGCGCAAACTGGATGCCACAGGTAGCCCCCACAAGCTGGGCTACACCGGGAGCCCCCATG ACCGGTGCCACCCCTGGAGCTCCTGGGGTGCCAGGAGCAGCTCCCCCTGGTGCAGCCATGGTGCCACCAATGAGTGCACAACCTGGCTTTGGCATG CCTCCTGCAGCAGGGCCTGGAGCTCCTGTGATGCAGCCCATGATGGGACAGTCCATGATGAGACCTCCCTTCACTGGGGTGGCCGGAGTTGCACCTGGAGCCGCTGCACCAGGAGCACCG CTTTCTCCAGGACCTGCGAGCCAGAGCCCCAAGAAGCCCAAGGACCCATTGGCAGAACTTGACCTCAAGGACTTCTTATAA
- the snap91a gene encoding clathrin coat assembly protein AP180 isoform X4, translating into MSGQTLTDRIAAAQYSLTGSEVCRAVCKATTHEQTAPKKKHLEYLIQATQETNVNVPQMADTLIERAGNASWVVVFKALITTHHLMVHGNERFLQFLASRNTLFNLSNFLDRTGSHGLDMSTFIRRYSRYLNEKAFAYRQMSFDFGRVKKGADGVMRTMSVEKLLKGMPTLQSQIDALLEFDVHPKDLNNGVINACFLLLFKDLIKLYACYNDGIINLLEKFFQMKRSQCKDGLEIYKRFLTRMTRVSEFFKIAEEVGIDKNDIPELTKAPESLLASLETHLNTLEGKKPEDKSPTKDATANNSMPAAAAPAAPAKPAPPAAPGGPPARPVPPAKPPPPSVTPTAPVPTTASNALDDGFLLDLDPMSSSSAGGTAAASSTTGWGDLLATPAATDGASESLLAKKESADANAAAASAPVAAPPIAPARSTTAAAAQAPTSLPISAPASTTSATDIDLFGGDGPAAVAAGPAADAFGGSDPFATTEGSADIAPELDLFAMKPTDTGADAAAITPPTSSDAPTIIAPIAAPTPSSTNTTTTTTTATTSTDTTTESAAAPTLDLFGDMFDSMPEQSPTTESKAATTPSVDLFGADLPAVSRGPSPLPEPAPAGDIVTDSFSSPAPTPAAAPAPASVPAAGTSSPPKAEPEPVIDLLDSFGGPVEETQSSAPVGLEDDLLGGLMSPTLTPAAAPALAPALVQNDLLETGFDALGALPSPAPPVPAVVAVVPIVPAPAAAVEPPSTTSAPSGGFDASMFDGLGDLLMPSVTPQSTGGSTTGSTAGSMGTPVAMGGIAAAPSATPPATKTIVGDLDTSLANLVGDLGVKKKDSQSEKKLTGGANWMPQVAPTSWATPGAPMTGATPGAPGVPGAAPPGAAMVPPMSAQPGFGMPPAAGPGAPVMQPMMGQSMMRPPFTGVAGVAPGAAAPGAPLSPGPASQSPKKPKDPLAELDLKDFL; encoded by the exons ACCTGATCCAGGCCACCCAAGAAACCAACGTGAACGTCCCCCAGATGGCCGACACGCTGATAGAGAGGGCTGGCAATGCCAGCTGGGTGGTGGTTTTCAAAGCCCTGATCACCACACACCACCTTATGGTGCATGGCAATGAG AGATTCCTCCAGTTCCTGGCATCTAGAAACACCTTGTTCAACCTCAGCAACTTCCTGGACAGAACTGGCTCCCATG GCCTCGACATGTCCACATTTATCAGACGCTACAGCCGCTATCTCAACGAGAAGGCCTTCGCCTACAGACAGATGTCTTTTGACTTTGGCCGTGTCAAGAAAGG AGCTGATGGTGTGATGAGGACCATGTCAGTAGAGAAGCTGCTGAAAGGAATGCCTACTCTGCAGAGCCAGATCGACGCACTGCTGGAATTTGAT GTGCATCCAAAGGATCTCAACAATGGAGTGATAAATGCCTGCTTTCTCCTGCTCTTCAAAGATCTGATCAAGTTATATGCCTGCTATAATGACGGCATCATCAACCTGTTAG AAAAATTTTTtcaaatgaagagaagccagtgtaaagatgGGCTTGAGATCTACAAGCGGTTCCTGACAAGAATGACTCGAGTTTCCGAATTCTTCAAAATTGCTGAG gaaGTGGGAATAGACAAAAATGACATACCTGAGCTTACTAAG GCCCCCGAAAGCCTTCTGGCGTCTCTGGAGACCCACCTCAACACTTTGGAGGGGAAGAAACC AGAGGATAA GTCGCCCACAAAG GATGCTACCGCTAACAATAGCATgccggcagcagcagcacctgcTGCGCCAGCCAAGCCCGCGCCTCCCGCTGCTCCCGGTGGGCCTCCAGCCCGCCCCGTGCCGCCTGCCAAGCCCCCTCCACCCTCTGTCACTCCCACTGCACCAGTCCCCACCACTGCCAGCAA TGCACTTGATGATGGGTTCCTCTTGGATCTAGATCCCATGTCCTCCTCATCAGCAGGGGGCACTGCAGCGGCTTCCTCCACAACTGGATGGGGAG ATCTCTTGG CGACTCCGGCCGCTACCGACGGAGCCTCTGAATCTCTCCTGGCAAAGAAAGAGTCTGCTGATGCCAATGCTGCGGCTGCTTCTGCCCCCGTGGCTGCCCCGCCCATAGCCCCTGCTCGTTCCACCACTGCTGCAGCTGCGCAGGCGCCCACCTcgctgcccatctctgctcctgCCTCCACCACCTCAGCCACAGACATCGACCTTTTCGGAG GAGATGGTCCTGCTGCCGTGGCCGCGGGCCCTGCTGCTGATGCATTTGGTGGATCTG ACCCCTTCGCTACGACGGAGGGCAGTGCGGACATTGCTCCAGAACTGGACCTGTTTGCTATGAAGCCCACCGACACGGGGGCGGATGCTGCTGCCATTACTCCTCCCACCTCTAGTGATGCGCCGACTATCATCGCTCCCATTGCTGCCCCCACCCCTTCTTCCACTAATACCACCACCACAACTACTACTGCCACAACCTCCACCGACACCACCACAGAGTCTGCAGCTGCCCCGACTCTAGATCTCTTTGGTG ATATGTTTGATTCTATGCCTGAGCAAAGCCCTACCACTGAATCCAAAGCTGCTACCACTCCTAGCGTAGACCTTTTTGGTGCAG ACCTTCCTGCTGTTTCACGCGGGCCCTCTCCTTTGCCCGAGCCGGCTCCGGCTGGAGACATTGTGACGG ATTCGTTTTCATCTCCTGCTCCTACCCCTGCCGCTGCCCCGGCTCCTGCTTCTGTTCCTGCGGCAGGGACCTCATCTCCACCTAAAGCAGAGCCAGAGCCTGTCATTGACCTGTTGG ACTCTTTCGGGGGCCCTGTGGAGGAAACGCAGAGTTCTGCTCCTGTAGGACTTGAAGACGACCTGCTGGGAG GATTAAtgtcccccaccctcaccccTGCTGCCGCTCCAGCCCTGGCTCCAGCTCTGGTGCAGAATGACCTCCTAGAGACGGGTTTTGATGCCTTGGGCGCGCTTCCTTCGCCAGCTCCACCAGTACCTGCTGTAGTGGCAGTAGTACCAATAGTTccagctccagcagcagcagtagaaCCTCCATCCACTACATCAGCACCCTCTGGTGGCTTTGATGCTTCAA TGTTTGATGGATTAGGTGACTTGCTGATGCCTAGTGTAACGCCCCAGAGCACTGGGGGCAGCACTACTGGAAGCACTGCAGGAAGCATGGGAACTCCTGTTGCAATGGGGGGTATTGCAGCCGCTCCATCCGCCACCCCTCCTGCTACCAAAACCATTGTAGGAGATCTGGACACATCGCTGGCCAACCTGGTTGGAG ACCTTGGAGTAAAGAAAAA GGACTCACAGAGTGAGAAGAAGCTAACAGGAGGCGCAAACTGGATGCCACAGGTAGCCCCCACAAGCTGGGCTACACCGGGAGCCCCCATG ACCGGTGCCACCCCTGGAGCTCCTGGGGTGCCAGGAGCAGCTCCCCCTGGTGCAGCCATGGTGCCACCAATGAGTGCACAACCTGGCTTTGGCATG CCTCCTGCAGCAGGGCCTGGAGCTCCTGTGATGCAGCCCATGATGGGACAGTCCATGATGAGACCTCCCTTCACTGGGGTGGCCGGAGTTGCACCTGGAGCCGCTGCACCAGGAGCACCG CTTTCTCCAGGACCTGCGAGCCAGAGCCCCAAGAAGCCCAAGGACCCATTGGCAGAACTTGACCTCAAGGACTTCTTATAA
- the snap91a gene encoding clathrin coat assembly protein AP180 isoform X2 has product MSGQTLTDRIAAAQYSLTGSEVCRAVCKATTHEQTAPKKKHLEYLIQATQETNVNVPQMADTLIERAGNASWVVVFKALITTHHLMVHGNERFLQFLASRNTLFNLSNFLDRTGSHGLDMSTFIRRYSRYLNEKAFAYRQMSFDFGRVKKGADGVMRTMSVEKLLKGMPTLQSQIDALLEFDVHPKDLNNGVINACFLLLFKDLIKLYACYNDGIINLLEKFFQMKRSQCKDGLEIYKRFLTRMTRVSEFFKIAEEVGIDKNDIPELTKAPESLLASLETHLNTLEGKKPSPTKDATANNSMPAAAAPAAPAKPAPPAAPGGPPARPVPPAKPPPPSVTPTAPVPTTASNALDDGFLLDLDPMSSSSAGGTAAASSTTGWGDLLATPAATDGASESLLAKKESADANAAAASAPVAAPPIAPARSTTAAAAQAPTSLPISAPASTTSATDIDLFGDAFAPSPGDGPAAVAAGPAADAFGGSDPFATTEGSADIAPELDLFAMKPTDTGADAAAITPPTSSDAPTIIAPIAAPTPSSTNTTTTTTTATTSTDTTTESAAAPTLDLFGDMFDSMPEQSPTTESKAATTPSVDLFGADLPAVSRGPSPLPEPAPAGDIVTDSFSSPAPTPAAAPAPASVPAAGTSSPPKAEPEPVIDLLDSFGGPVEETQSSAPVGLEDDLLGGLMSPTLTPAAAPALAPALVQNDLLETGFDALGALPSPAPPVPAVVAVVPIVPAPAAAVEPPSTTSAPSGGFDASMFDGLGDLLMPSVTPQSTGGSTTGSTAGSMGTPVAMGGIAAAPSATPPATKTIVGDLDTSLANLVGDLGVKKKDSQSEKKLTGGANWMPQVAPTSWATPGAPMTGATPGAPGVPGAAPPGAAMVPPMSAQPGFGMPPAAGPGAPVMQPMMGQSMMRPPFTGVAGVAPGAAAPGAPLSPGPASQSPKKPKDPLAELDLKDFL; this is encoded by the exons ACCTGATCCAGGCCACCCAAGAAACCAACGTGAACGTCCCCCAGATGGCCGACACGCTGATAGAGAGGGCTGGCAATGCCAGCTGGGTGGTGGTTTTCAAAGCCCTGATCACCACACACCACCTTATGGTGCATGGCAATGAG AGATTCCTCCAGTTCCTGGCATCTAGAAACACCTTGTTCAACCTCAGCAACTTCCTGGACAGAACTGGCTCCCATG GCCTCGACATGTCCACATTTATCAGACGCTACAGCCGCTATCTCAACGAGAAGGCCTTCGCCTACAGACAGATGTCTTTTGACTTTGGCCGTGTCAAGAAAGG AGCTGATGGTGTGATGAGGACCATGTCAGTAGAGAAGCTGCTGAAAGGAATGCCTACTCTGCAGAGCCAGATCGACGCACTGCTGGAATTTGAT GTGCATCCAAAGGATCTCAACAATGGAGTGATAAATGCCTGCTTTCTCCTGCTCTTCAAAGATCTGATCAAGTTATATGCCTGCTATAATGACGGCATCATCAACCTGTTAG AAAAATTTTTtcaaatgaagagaagccagtgtaaagatgGGCTTGAGATCTACAAGCGGTTCCTGACAAGAATGACTCGAGTTTCCGAATTCTTCAAAATTGCTGAG gaaGTGGGAATAGACAAAAATGACATACCTGAGCTTACTAAG GCCCCCGAAAGCCTTCTGGCGTCTCTGGAGACCCACCTCAACACTTTGGAGGGGAAGAAACC GTCGCCCACAAAG GATGCTACCGCTAACAATAGCATgccggcagcagcagcacctgcTGCGCCAGCCAAGCCCGCGCCTCCCGCTGCTCCCGGTGGGCCTCCAGCCCGCCCCGTGCCGCCTGCCAAGCCCCCTCCACCCTCTGTCACTCCCACTGCACCAGTCCCCACCACTGCCAGCAA TGCACTTGATGATGGGTTCCTCTTGGATCTAGATCCCATGTCCTCCTCATCAGCAGGGGGCACTGCAGCGGCTTCCTCCACAACTGGATGGGGAG ATCTCTTGG CGACTCCGGCCGCTACCGACGGAGCCTCTGAATCTCTCCTGGCAAAGAAAGAGTCTGCTGATGCCAATGCTGCGGCTGCTTCTGCCCCCGTGGCTGCCCCGCCCATAGCCCCTGCTCGTTCCACCACTGCTGCAGCTGCGCAGGCGCCCACCTcgctgcccatctctgctcctgCCTCCACCACCTCAGCCACAGACATCGACCTTTTCGGAG ATGCGTTTGCACCTTCCCCAGGAGATGGTCCTGCTGCCGTGGCCGCGGGCCCTGCTGCTGATGCATTTGGTGGATCTG ACCCCTTCGCTACGACGGAGGGCAGTGCGGACATTGCTCCAGAACTGGACCTGTTTGCTATGAAGCCCACCGACACGGGGGCGGATGCTGCTGCCATTACTCCTCCCACCTCTAGTGATGCGCCGACTATCATCGCTCCCATTGCTGCCCCCACCCCTTCTTCCACTAATACCACCACCACAACTACTACTGCCACAACCTCCACCGACACCACCACAGAGTCTGCAGCTGCCCCGACTCTAGATCTCTTTGGTG ATATGTTTGATTCTATGCCTGAGCAAAGCCCTACCACTGAATCCAAAGCTGCTACCACTCCTAGCGTAGACCTTTTTGGTGCAG ACCTTCCTGCTGTTTCACGCGGGCCCTCTCCTTTGCCCGAGCCGGCTCCGGCTGGAGACATTGTGACGG ATTCGTTTTCATCTCCTGCTCCTACCCCTGCCGCTGCCCCGGCTCCTGCTTCTGTTCCTGCGGCAGGGACCTCATCTCCACCTAAAGCAGAGCCAGAGCCTGTCATTGACCTGTTGG ACTCTTTCGGGGGCCCTGTGGAGGAAACGCAGAGTTCTGCTCCTGTAGGACTTGAAGACGACCTGCTGGGAG GATTAAtgtcccccaccctcaccccTGCTGCCGCTCCAGCCCTGGCTCCAGCTCTGGTGCAGAATGACCTCCTAGAGACGGGTTTTGATGCCTTGGGCGCGCTTCCTTCGCCAGCTCCACCAGTACCTGCTGTAGTGGCAGTAGTACCAATAGTTccagctccagcagcagcagtagaaCCTCCATCCACTACATCAGCACCCTCTGGTGGCTTTGATGCTTCAA TGTTTGATGGATTAGGTGACTTGCTGATGCCTAGTGTAACGCCCCAGAGCACTGGGGGCAGCACTACTGGAAGCACTGCAGGAAGCATGGGAACTCCTGTTGCAATGGGGGGTATTGCAGCCGCTCCATCCGCCACCCCTCCTGCTACCAAAACCATTGTAGGAGATCTGGACACATCGCTGGCCAACCTGGTTGGAG ACCTTGGAGTAAAGAAAAA GGACTCACAGAGTGAGAAGAAGCTAACAGGAGGCGCAAACTGGATGCCACAGGTAGCCCCCACAAGCTGGGCTACACCGGGAGCCCCCATG ACCGGTGCCACCCCTGGAGCTCCTGGGGTGCCAGGAGCAGCTCCCCCTGGTGCAGCCATGGTGCCACCAATGAGTGCACAACCTGGCTTTGGCATG CCTCCTGCAGCAGGGCCTGGAGCTCCTGTGATGCAGCCCATGATGGGACAGTCCATGATGAGACCTCCCTTCACTGGGGTGGCCGGAGTTGCACCTGGAGCCGCTGCACCAGGAGCACCG CTTTCTCCAGGACCTGCGAGCCAGAGCCCCAAGAAGCCCAAGGACCCATTGGCAGAACTTGACCTCAAGGACTTCTTATAA
- the snap91a gene encoding clathrin coat assembly protein AP180 isoform X6 gives MSGQTLTDRIAAAQYSLTGSEVCRAVCKATTHEQTAPKKKHLEYLIQATQETNVNVPQMADTLIERAGNASWVVVFKALITTHHLMVHGNERFLQFLASRNTLFNLSNFLDRTGSHGLDMSTFIRRYSRYLNEKAFAYRQMSFDFGRVKKGADGVMRTMSVEKLLKGMPTLQSQIDALLEFDVHPKDLNNGVINACFLLLFKDLIKLYACYNDGIINLLEKFFQMKRSQCKDGLEIYKRFLTRMTRVSEFFKIAEEVGIDKNDIPELTKAPESLLASLETHLNTLEGKKPEDKSPTKDATANNSMPAAAAPAAPAKPAPPAAPGGPPARPVPPAKPPPPSVTPTAPVPTTASNALDDGFLLDLDPMSSSSAGGTAAASSTTGWGDLLATPAATDGASESLLAKKESADANAAAASAPVAAPPIAPARSTTAAAAQAPTSLPISAPASTTSATDIDLFGDAFAPSPGDGPAAVAAGPAADAFGGSDPFATTEGSADIAPELDLFAMKPTDTGADAAAITPPTSSDAPTIIAPIAAPTPSSTNTTTTTTTATTSTDTTTESAAAPTLDLFGDLPAVSRGPSPLPEPAPAGDIVTDSFSSPAPTPAAAPAPASVPAAGTSSPPKAEPEPVIDLLDSFGGPVEETQSSAPVGLEDDLLGGLMSPTLTPAAAPALAPALVQNDLLETGFDALGALPSPAPPVPAVVAVVPIVPAPAAAVEPPSTTSAPSGGFDASMFDGLGDLLMPSVTPQSTGGSTTGSTAGSMGTPVAMGGIAAAPSATPPATKTIVGDLDTSLANLVGDLGVKKKDSQSEKKLTGGANWMPQVAPTSWATPGAPMTGATPGAPGVPGAAPPGAAMVPPMSAQPGFGMPPAAGPGAPVMQPMMGQSMMRPPFTGVAGVAPGAAAPGAPLSPGPASQSPKKPKDPLAELDLKDFL, from the exons ACCTGATCCAGGCCACCCAAGAAACCAACGTGAACGTCCCCCAGATGGCCGACACGCTGATAGAGAGGGCTGGCAATGCCAGCTGGGTGGTGGTTTTCAAAGCCCTGATCACCACACACCACCTTATGGTGCATGGCAATGAG AGATTCCTCCAGTTCCTGGCATCTAGAAACACCTTGTTCAACCTCAGCAACTTCCTGGACAGAACTGGCTCCCATG GCCTCGACATGTCCACATTTATCAGACGCTACAGCCGCTATCTCAACGAGAAGGCCTTCGCCTACAGACAGATGTCTTTTGACTTTGGCCGTGTCAAGAAAGG AGCTGATGGTGTGATGAGGACCATGTCAGTAGAGAAGCTGCTGAAAGGAATGCCTACTCTGCAGAGCCAGATCGACGCACTGCTGGAATTTGAT GTGCATCCAAAGGATCTCAACAATGGAGTGATAAATGCCTGCTTTCTCCTGCTCTTCAAAGATCTGATCAAGTTATATGCCTGCTATAATGACGGCATCATCAACCTGTTAG AAAAATTTTTtcaaatgaagagaagccagtgtaaagatgGGCTTGAGATCTACAAGCGGTTCCTGACAAGAATGACTCGAGTTTCCGAATTCTTCAAAATTGCTGAG gaaGTGGGAATAGACAAAAATGACATACCTGAGCTTACTAAG GCCCCCGAAAGCCTTCTGGCGTCTCTGGAGACCCACCTCAACACTTTGGAGGGGAAGAAACC AGAGGATAA GTCGCCCACAAAG GATGCTACCGCTAACAATAGCATgccggcagcagcagcacctgcTGCGCCAGCCAAGCCCGCGCCTCCCGCTGCTCCCGGTGGGCCTCCAGCCCGCCCCGTGCCGCCTGCCAAGCCCCCTCCACCCTCTGTCACTCCCACTGCACCAGTCCCCACCACTGCCAGCAA TGCACTTGATGATGGGTTCCTCTTGGATCTAGATCCCATGTCCTCCTCATCAGCAGGGGGCACTGCAGCGGCTTCCTCCACAACTGGATGGGGAG ATCTCTTGG CGACTCCGGCCGCTACCGACGGAGCCTCTGAATCTCTCCTGGCAAAGAAAGAGTCTGCTGATGCCAATGCTGCGGCTGCTTCTGCCCCCGTGGCTGCCCCGCCCATAGCCCCTGCTCGTTCCACCACTGCTGCAGCTGCGCAGGCGCCCACCTcgctgcccatctctgctcctgCCTCCACCACCTCAGCCACAGACATCGACCTTTTCGGAG ATGCGTTTGCACCTTCCCCAGGAGATGGTCCTGCTGCCGTGGCCGCGGGCCCTGCTGCTGATGCATTTGGTGGATCTG ACCCCTTCGCTACGACGGAGGGCAGTGCGGACATTGCTCCAGAACTGGACCTGTTTGCTATGAAGCCCACCGACACGGGGGCGGATGCTGCTGCCATTACTCCTCCCACCTCTAGTGATGCGCCGACTATCATCGCTCCCATTGCTGCCCCCACCCCTTCTTCCACTAATACCACCACCACAACTACTACTGCCACAACCTCCACCGACACCACCACAGAGTCTGCAGCTGCCCCGACTCTAGATCTCTTTGGTG ACCTTCCTGCTGTTTCACGCGGGCCCTCTCCTTTGCCCGAGCCGGCTCCGGCTGGAGACATTGTGACGG ATTCGTTTTCATCTCCTGCTCCTACCCCTGCCGCTGCCCCGGCTCCTGCTTCTGTTCCTGCGGCAGGGACCTCATCTCCACCTAAAGCAGAGCCAGAGCCTGTCATTGACCTGTTGG ACTCTTTCGGGGGCCCTGTGGAGGAAACGCAGAGTTCTGCTCCTGTAGGACTTGAAGACGACCTGCTGGGAG GATTAAtgtcccccaccctcaccccTGCTGCCGCTCCAGCCCTGGCTCCAGCTCTGGTGCAGAATGACCTCCTAGAGACGGGTTTTGATGCCTTGGGCGCGCTTCCTTCGCCAGCTCCACCAGTACCTGCTGTAGTGGCAGTAGTACCAATAGTTccagctccagcagcagcagtagaaCCTCCATCCACTACATCAGCACCCTCTGGTGGCTTTGATGCTTCAA TGTTTGATGGATTAGGTGACTTGCTGATGCCTAGTGTAACGCCCCAGAGCACTGGGGGCAGCACTACTGGAAGCACTGCAGGAAGCATGGGAACTCCTGTTGCAATGGGGGGTATTGCAGCCGCTCCATCCGCCACCCCTCCTGCTACCAAAACCATTGTAGGAGATCTGGACACATCGCTGGCCAACCTGGTTGGAG ACCTTGGAGTAAAGAAAAA GGACTCACAGAGTGAGAAGAAGCTAACAGGAGGCGCAAACTGGATGCCACAGGTAGCCCCCACAAGCTGGGCTACACCGGGAGCCCCCATG ACCGGTGCCACCCCTGGAGCTCCTGGGGTGCCAGGAGCAGCTCCCCCTGGTGCAGCCATGGTGCCACCAATGAGTGCACAACCTGGCTTTGGCATG CCTCCTGCAGCAGGGCCTGGAGCTCCTGTGATGCAGCCCATGATGGGACAGTCCATGATGAGACCTCCCTTCACTGGGGTGGCCGGAGTTGCACCTGGAGCCGCTGCACCAGGAGCACCG CTTTCTCCAGGACCTGCGAGCCAGAGCCCCAAGAAGCCCAAGGACCCATTGGCAGAACTTGACCTCAAGGACTTCTTATAA